From one Acidimicrobiales bacterium genomic stretch:
- a CDS encoding AAA family ATPase: MPLNRVRIAGYRSLTEVTVDLAGVTVVVGPNGSGKTNLYRAMHLVHACAEGDLARAVVAEGGLASIVHAGWRKGEPRVELEVRLGDLCHDVTLATAGRGQLELEGPVFPLDPVVTHEHVVLDTGATRVELLDRAGNTAFATDQQGGRVTMPATLVGSESALSQLVDAHHFPELVEVRETLRRMRFHHQVRTDPDAPARRPGLATRTLAVADDGADLPAALLTILRMGDGHTLRRSIAEAFGGSDLLLDADESGPVHLALKVPGLYRPLSVMELSDGQLRFLFLAAALLAPRPPTVMVLNEPETSLHPDLLPALAELITAASATTQIVVTTHSAGLADRLHGGRETAGYSLEMVNGETRFLAR, encoded by the coding sequence GTGCCACTGAACCGGGTCCGGATCGCCGGGTATCGGTCGTTGACCGAGGTCACCGTCGACCTGGCCGGGGTGACGGTCGTCGTCGGGCCGAACGGCTCGGGGAAGACCAACCTGTACCGGGCGATGCACCTGGTGCACGCCTGCGCCGAAGGAGATCTGGCGCGAGCCGTCGTGGCCGAAGGCGGGCTGGCGTCGATCGTTCACGCCGGATGGCGAAAGGGGGAGCCACGAGTGGAGCTGGAGGTGCGCCTCGGCGACCTCTGCCACGACGTGACGCTCGCCACCGCCGGCCGAGGGCAGCTCGAGCTCGAGGGGCCGGTGTTCCCCCTCGATCCCGTGGTCACCCACGAGCACGTCGTCCTCGATACCGGTGCCACCCGAGTCGAGCTCCTGGACCGGGCGGGCAACACGGCGTTCGCCACCGATCAGCAAGGCGGGCGCGTGACCATGCCGGCGACGCTGGTGGGCTCAGAGTCCGCGCTCTCGCAGCTCGTCGATGCCCACCACTTCCCCGAGCTCGTCGAGGTGCGTGAGACCCTGCGGCGGATGCGCTTCCATCATCAGGTCCGTACCGACCCCGACGCCCCCGCTCGCCGCCCCGGCCTGGCCACCCGCACGCTGGCCGTGGCCGATGACGGCGCCGACCTCCCCGCCGCGCTGTTGACGATCCTGCGCATGGGTGACGGGCACACGCTCCGGCGCAGCATCGCTGAGGCTTTCGGGGGCAGCGACCTCCTGCTCGATGCCGACGAATCCGGGCCGGTGCACCTCGCCTTGAAGGTCCCCGGGCTGTATCGACCGCTGTCGGTCATGGAGCTGTCGGACGGCCAGTTGCGCTTCCTGTTCCTCGCGGCCGCGCTGCTGGCACCGCGACCGCCCACCGTCATGGTCCTCAACGAACCTGAGACCAGCCTGCACCCCGACCTCCTGCCCGCCTTGGCCGAACTGATCACCGCCGCCAGCGCAACGACCCAGATCGTGGTCACCACCCACTCGGCGGGACTCGCCGACCGCCTCCACGGTGGTAGGGAGACCGCCGGGTACTCGCTCGAGATGGTGAACGGCGAGACCCGATTCCTCGCGAGATGA
- a CDS encoding NTP transferase domain-containing protein, which produces MADSLAGAAPDEVVGIVLAAGAGTRLRPLTLERPKALCPVGDVALVDLALDRLAPLVGALAVNVHHGRAAMEEHLAGRPDVHVSIEEPVALGTAGAVGRLRPWIAGRAVVVVNADAWCPDPLDALLDGWDGTRVRLLLVGADALSPRVAVAGCLLPGDAAAALSDEPSGLYEVCWKPWADRGAVEVVRHDGPFIDCGTPADYLAANLAASGGASVIGTGAVVEGEVERSVLWPGAVVRPGETLRDAIRTTGGRTVPVR; this is translated from the coding sequence ATGGCTGACAGTCTGGCAGGAGCCGCGCCCGACGAGGTGGTCGGCATCGTCCTCGCGGCCGGCGCCGGCACCCGTCTGCGGCCCCTCACCCTCGAGCGCCCCAAGGCCTTGTGCCCCGTCGGTGACGTCGCGCTGGTGGACCTCGCCCTCGACCGCCTGGCGCCGCTCGTCGGCGCGTTGGCGGTCAACGTCCACCACGGGCGGGCCGCCATGGAAGAGCACCTCGCGGGGCGCCCTGACGTGCACGTGTCGATCGAGGAGCCCGTCGCGCTGGGGACCGCCGGCGCCGTGGGCAGGCTCCGGCCCTGGATCGCCGGCCGGGCCGTCGTGGTGGTCAACGCCGACGCGTGGTGCCCCGACCCTCTCGACGCCCTGCTGGACGGCTGGGACGGCACCCGGGTGCGCCTTCTGCTCGTCGGGGCCGACGCGCTGTCGCCCCGGGTGGCGGTAGCCGGGTGCCTCCTCCCGGGGGACGCCGCAGCGGCACTGAGCGACGAGCCGAGCGGGCTCTACGAGGTCTGCTGGAAGCCGTGGGCGGATCGGGGGGCGGTGGAGGTGGTCCGCCACGACGGCCCGTTCATCGACTGCGGCACCCCGGCCGACTACCTGGCGGCCAACCTGGCCGCCTCGGGCGGCGCCTCGGTCATCGGGACCGGCGCCGTGGTCGAGGGGGAGGTCGAGCGCTCGGTGCTGTGGCCCGGCGCCGTGGTGCGGCCCGGCGAGACGCTCCGCGACGCCATCCGCACGACCGGCGGCCGGACCGTCCCGGTGCGTTGA
- a CDS encoding alpha/beta fold hydrolase, with the protein MSGPTPSPRSPRPAPTALVLLVGLIALVAVACGSGVQETGAPDVDEDVFTPADPTTVPAPETDIDFGPCDLGFGECGTVTVPLDHSDPDGDTIDVEVARVPAANPDERIGVLLTNPGGPGASGIEFALAQPFPQEVLDRFDIIGWDPRGVGGTEGLTCGENVDAFLDIDPEPDSNREQRQLDEAARAVADECEQTDGELLPFVGTRDVVQDMDAIREALGEEQISYAGYSYGTALGLGYLEEFPDRVRAMVLDGVVDPTQDLTGFLLAQGQAIEEQVNALLDGCADDPSCPLDDAGAAFDRVAAQLDEEPLPGGDGEVGPSELQTGAVYATYGFEGNDAELLWQALADAEDGDGDAIAALAQQYYDLSSYTPYAAVECVDSEVPQGSEEFQAFADELIAVAPRTGASVANELLPCAFWPAPPSGDPHVVTAPGSPAVLVIGTTGDAATPYQQSVDVAENLEDGHLLTLDATGHVASGRSTCIDDASATYLIDLVLPPEDTVCEE; encoded by the coding sequence GTGTCCGGCCCCACCCCGTCCCCCCGCTCCCCCCGCCCCGCTCCGACGGCCCTCGTGCTGCTCGTCGGGCTCATCGCCCTGGTCGCGGTGGCCTGCGGCAGCGGGGTCCAGGAGACGGGTGCTCCGGACGTCGACGAGGACGTGTTCACCCCGGCCGACCCCACCACCGTGCCCGCCCCCGAGACCGACATCGACTTCGGCCCCTGTGACCTGGGCTTCGGCGAGTGCGGCACCGTCACCGTCCCGCTCGACCACTCGGACCCCGACGGCGACACCATCGACGTCGAGGTCGCCCGTGTCCCGGCGGCGAACCCCGACGAGCGCATCGGGGTCCTGCTGACCAACCCCGGCGGCCCGGGCGCCAGCGGGATCGAGTTCGCCCTCGCCCAGCCGTTCCCCCAGGAGGTGCTCGACCGCTTCGACATCATCGGGTGGGACCCGCGCGGCGTCGGTGGCACCGAGGGCCTGACCTGCGGTGAGAACGTCGACGCCTTCCTGGACATCGACCCCGAGCCCGACTCGAACCGCGAGCAGCGCCAGCTCGACGAGGCCGCCCGGGCCGTCGCTGACGAGTGCGAGCAGACCGACGGCGAGCTGCTGCCGTTCGTGGGCACCCGTGACGTCGTCCAGGACATGGACGCCATCCGGGAGGCACTCGGCGAGGAGCAGATCAGCTACGCCGGGTACTCCTACGGCACCGCCCTCGGCCTCGGCTACCTGGAGGAGTTCCCCGACCGGGTCCGGGCCATGGTGCTCGACGGGGTGGTCGACCCCACCCAGGACCTCACCGGCTTCCTGCTCGCCCAGGGCCAGGCCATCGAGGAGCAGGTGAACGCGCTGCTCGACGGGTGCGCCGACGACCCGTCCTGCCCGCTCGACGACGCCGGCGCCGCGTTCGACCGGGTGGCGGCCCAGCTCGACGAGGAGCCACTCCCGGGTGGCGACGGCGAGGTCGGCCCGTCCGAGCTCCAGACCGGTGCCGTGTACGCCACCTACGGGTTCGAGGGCAACGACGCCGAGCTGCTGTGGCAGGCGCTGGCCGACGCGGAGGACGGTGACGGCGACGCCATCGCCGCACTGGCCCAGCAGTACTACGACCTCAGCAGCTACACGCCCTACGCCGCCGTGGAGTGCGTCGACTCCGAGGTGCCCCAGGGCAGCGAGGAGTTCCAGGCGTTCGCCGACGAGCTCATCGCCGTGGCGCCCCGCACCGGCGCCTCGGTGGCCAACGAGCTGCTGCCCTGTGCGTTCTGGCCGGCGCCGCCCTCGGGCGACCCCCACGTCGTCACCGCCCCCGGCTCCCCCGCCGTGCTCGTCATCGGCACCACCGGCGACGCGGCGACGCCCTACCAGCAGTCCGTGGATGTCGCCGAGAACCTGGAGGACGGCCACCTGCTCACCCTCGACGCCACCGGCCACGTCGCGTCGGGCCGCAGCACCTGCATCGACGACGCCAGCGCCACCTACCTCATCGACCTCGTCCTGCCCCCGGAGGACACCGTGTGCGAGGAGTAG
- a CDS encoding MaoC family dehydratase: MTTVLNGADELKAKVGEHLGYSSYHEVTQEQVNLFADATGDHQWIHVDPERAKSGPFGGPIAHGYLTLSLAPSLIPEIVQVHGFSMGVNYGCEKVRFPSPVPVGANLRAGAELAGVDDVAGGVQVSMKLTFEVEGASKPSCVAEVVYRYYE; encoded by the coding sequence ATGACCACGGTCCTGAACGGTGCAGACGAGCTCAAGGCGAAGGTCGGGGAGCACCTCGGCTACAGCAGCTACCACGAGGTCACCCAGGAGCAGGTGAACCTGTTCGCTGACGCGACCGGTGACCACCAGTGGATCCACGTCGATCCCGAGCGGGCCAAGAGCGGACCGTTCGGCGGGCCCATCGCCCACGGCTACCTGACGCTGTCGCTCGCCCCGTCGCTGATCCCCGAGATCGTGCAGGTGCACGGCTTCTCGATGGGCGTCAACTACGGCTGTGAGAAGGTGCGCTTCCCCTCCCCCGTCCCGGTCGGCGCCAACCTGCGGGCCGGCGCCGAGCTGGCGGGCGTCGACGACGTCGCCGGCGGCGTCCAGGTGTCCATGAAGCTCACCTTCGAGGTCGAGGGCGCGTCCAAGCCGTCCTGTGTGGCCGAGGTCGTCTACCGCTACTACGAGTAG
- a CDS encoding DUF222 domain-containing protein: MATLEDTVVEVASVRAMLESIECQALAAYDSSKEYKATGDTSAAARISWLTHSRKSAVERRCRLGRQLRSMPHTVAAFELGEIGLDHVEVLSKARVPTLAVRFAQDEELLVGYARELPFDEFSQKVSRWRDVLAPEDAEERALSQFEAREAHSSATFEGMGRVDAWLDRMGFHEFDTELRRHEQQLWEQDWADARARLGDRATKHDLGRTAAQRRADALVEMARSSAAHGGAGAEPSLGVTLVVDSDTYSTVWARLIAEMHGEDPNRHLYPMDRRCEFADGTPVTPEQALFTSITGWLNTLVTDPDGFPLSHGRERRWFSGTQRRAAQIAFPVCEHESCSVRSPHCEIDHVLAWIDGGLTDSLNAKPLCKAHNLWKEHVTARRRRRRPAP, from the coding sequence GTGGCAACGCTTGAGGACACGGTCGTCGAGGTGGCGTCGGTGCGGGCGATGCTTGAGTCGATCGAGTGCCAGGCCCTCGCCGCCTACGACTCCTCGAAGGAGTACAAGGCCACCGGCGACACCTCCGCCGCCGCCCGCATCTCGTGGCTCACCCACTCACGCAAGAGCGCAGTGGAACGGCGGTGCCGGCTCGGCCGGCAGCTGCGGTCGATGCCCCACACGGTGGCGGCGTTCGAGCTCGGCGAGATCGGGCTCGACCACGTCGAGGTGCTGTCCAAGGCCAGGGTGCCCACGCTCGCCGTCCGCTTCGCCCAGGACGAAGAGCTCCTGGTCGGGTACGCACGGGAGCTGCCCTTCGACGAGTTCTCCCAGAAGGTGTCCCGGTGGCGTGACGTGCTCGCCCCCGAGGACGCCGAAGAACGCGCTCTGTCCCAGTTCGAGGCACGTGAGGCCCACTCGTCGGCGACCTTCGAAGGGATGGGCCGGGTCGATGCCTGGTTGGACCGGATGGGGTTCCACGAGTTCGACACCGAGCTCCGACGCCACGAGCAACAACTGTGGGAGCAAGACTGGGCCGACGCCCGGGCCCGCCTCGGTGACCGCGCCACGAAGCACGACTTGGGCCGCACCGCCGCGCAGCGACGGGCCGACGCGCTCGTGGAGATGGCCCGGTCCTCCGCCGCCCACGGCGGCGCCGGGGCCGAGCCCAGCCTGGGCGTCACGTTGGTGGTCGACAGCGACACCTACTCGACGGTGTGGGCCCGGCTCATCGCCGAGATGCACGGCGAGGACCCGAACCGCCACCTGTACCCGATGGATCGCCGCTGCGAGTTCGCCGACGGCACGCCCGTCACCCCCGAGCAGGCGCTCTTCACCTCGATCACGGGGTGGCTCAACACCCTCGTGACCGACCCCGACGGCTTTCCCCTCTCCCACGGACGGGAGCGCCGCTGGTTCAGCGGCACCCAACGCCGAGCCGCGCAGATCGCCTTCCCGGTCTGCGAGCACGAGAGCTGCTCCGTCCGATCCCCGCACTGCGAGATCGACCACGTGCTCGCCTGGATCGACGGCGGCCTCACTGACAGCCTCAACGCGAAACCCCTGTGCAAGGCCCACAACCTCTGGAAAGAGCACGTCACCGCCCGCCGCCGGCGGCGACGACCGGCGCCCTGA
- a CDS encoding acyl-CoA dehydrogenase family protein, translating to MAIDFTFPPELDEIRLKVRAFVDEVVRPVEDAAAAEDWDRDQWIKGIIEMRGKAKEWGLWLPHMPTEWGGMGLGHVAMASVSAEAARSRMGPFALNAQAPDEGNMHTLLHWATDEQKEKYLKPLCDGYKRSCFAMTEPEVAGSDPTLIQTRAYQDGDEWVINGHKWFISGARGAAFAILIARTEDDPDLPQAANSAFLVDIPSEGWEVVRDVQTMSGGHNHCEIRITDLRVHKDQMLGGRGEGHLLGQARLGPARLAHCMRWIGQAETALEMMVDRSLERYSHGSLLAEKQGIQWMIADSTMELYQSKLMVLHAAYLIDSGQDFKSEVSMAKHHVANALWKIIDRAIQVHGALGYSTDTPLADMLTQARWSRFADGADEIHQMRIAQRTIAAYKDTGSTRTATGNLPL from the coding sequence ATGGCCATCGACTTCACGTTCCCGCCCGAGCTCGACGAGATCCGCTTGAAGGTGCGGGCCTTCGTCGATGAGGTCGTCCGCCCCGTCGAGGACGCCGCCGCGGCCGAGGACTGGGACCGGGACCAGTGGATCAAGGGCATCATCGAGATGCGGGGCAAGGCCAAGGAGTGGGGCCTGTGGCTGCCCCACATGCCGACCGAGTGGGGCGGCATGGGTCTCGGCCACGTGGCCATGGCCAGCGTCTCGGCCGAGGCGGCCCGCTCGCGCATGGGGCCGTTCGCCCTCAACGCCCAGGCCCCCGACGAGGGCAACATGCACACCCTGCTGCACTGGGCCACCGACGAGCAGAAGGAGAAGTACCTCAAGCCGCTGTGCGACGGCTACAAGCGTTCGTGCTTCGCCATGACCGAGCCCGAGGTGGCCGGCTCGGACCCCACCCTCATCCAGACCCGCGCCTACCAGGACGGCGACGAGTGGGTCATCAACGGCCACAAGTGGTTCATCTCCGGCGCCCGCGGCGCCGCCTTCGCCATCCTCATCGCCCGGACCGAGGACGACCCCGACCTGCCCCAGGCCGCCAACAGCGCGTTCCTCGTGGACATCCCCAGCGAGGGCTGGGAGGTCGTGCGTGACGTGCAGACCATGTCCGGCGGGCACAACCACTGCGAGATCCGCATCACCGACCTGCGGGTGCACAAGGACCAGATGCTCGGCGGGCGCGGCGAGGGTCACCTGCTCGGCCAGGCCCGCCTCGGCCCCGCCCGCCTCGCCCACTGCATGCGCTGGATCGGCCAGGCCGAGACCGCCCTCGAGATGATGGTGGACCGCTCCCTCGAGCGCTACTCCCACGGCTCGCTCCTCGCCGAGAAGCAGGGCATCCAGTGGATGATCGCCGACTCCACCATGGAGCTCTACCAGTCCAAGCTCATGGTCCTGCACGCCGCCTACCTCATCGACAGCGGCCAGGACTTCAAGTCCGAGGTCTCGATGGCCAAGCACCACGTGGCCAACGCCCTCTGGAAGATCATCGACCGGGCCATCCAGGTGCACGGCGCCCTCGGCTACTCCACCGACACCCCGCTGGCCGACATGCTCACCCAGGCCCGCTGGAGCCGCTTCGCCGACGGCGCCGACGAGATCCACCAGATGCGCATCGCCCAGCGCACGATCGCGGCGTACAAGGACACCGGCAGCACGAGAACCGCCACCGGCAACCTGCCGTTGTAG
- a CDS encoding LLM class F420-dependent oxidoreductase, translated as MSRPFHVGVFTPQGWKTELKSIPDPQAQWQRVVDTAVLAEELGYDSVWVYDHVHNVPVPSNESIFECWTTMAALSQVTSTIRLGQMVGCAGYRNPGLLAKITSNIDVMSGGRLDWGIGGGWYEHEYNAYGYPFPAAKERLGLLRDTVEIVTRMWRDAEATYEGTYLSVAGAQCDPKPLQDPHPPIWIGGGGEQVTLRIVARLADYSNFGGKPDEWTHKRDVLAGHCDAVGRDLDEITMTWSPELFVRETEEEIVAAGSQSFWGEPFDSWRAGNLVGTPEQVLARIEEYRALGCGGIVAWCADLPEHDTLRLFAEKVLPELR; from the coding sequence ATGTCGCGACCCTTCCACGTCGGTGTCTTCACCCCCCAGGGGTGGAAGACCGAGCTCAAGTCCATCCCCGACCCCCAGGCCCAGTGGCAGCGGGTGGTCGACACCGCCGTCCTCGCCGAGGAGCTCGGCTACGACTCGGTCTGGGTGTACGACCACGTCCACAACGTGCCGGTGCCGTCGAACGAGTCCATCTTCGAGTGCTGGACGACGATGGCCGCGCTGAGCCAGGTGACGAGCACGATCCGCCTCGGACAGATGGTCGGCTGCGCCGGCTACCGCAACCCGGGCCTGCTGGCCAAGATCACCTCCAACATCGATGTGATGAGCGGCGGTCGCCTCGACTGGGGCATCGGCGGCGGCTGGTACGAGCACGAGTACAACGCCTACGGGTACCCGTTCCCCGCGGCCAAGGAGCGCCTCGGCCTCCTGCGCGACACCGTCGAGATCGTCACCCGCATGTGGCGCGATGCGGAGGCCACCTACGAGGGCACCTACCTCTCGGTGGCGGGCGCCCAGTGCGATCCCAAGCCACTCCAGGACCCGCACCCGCCCATCTGGATCGGCGGCGGCGGCGAGCAGGTCACCCTGCGCATCGTCGCCCGCCTCGCCGACTACTCGAACTTCGGGGGCAAGCCCGACGAGTGGACCCACAAGCGTGATGTCCTCGCCGGTCACTGCGACGCCGTCGGGCGCGACCTCGACGAGATCACCATGACCTGGTCGCCGGAGCTGTTCGTGCGCGAGACCGAGGAGGAGATCGTCGCCGCCGGCTCCCAGTCCTTCTGGGGTGAGCCCTTCGACTCGTGGCGGGCCGGCAACCTCGTGGGCACGCCCGAGCAGGTGCTCGCCCGCATCGAGGAGTACCGCGCCCTCGGCTGCGGCGGCATCGTCGCCTGGTGCGCGGACCTCCCCGAGCACGACACCCTGCGCCTCTTCGCCGAGAAGGTCCTGCCCGAGCTGCGCTGA